A genomic segment from Triticum dicoccoides isolate Atlit2015 ecotype Zavitan chromosome 1A, WEW_v2.0, whole genome shotgun sequence encodes:
- the LOC119287398 gene encoding uncharacterized protein LOC119287398, with the protein MAQGSDAAACRCSLPLLPLPPRRLLLVVLVAMLTVVLVAPPSARAAWVEDYPSGVPCGATIPVEQCDPGDAAANSACMDVCHYGGCRRGGRCVSLGFARGRGCHCRC; encoded by the exons ATGGCCCAGGGAAGCGATGCCGCCGCGTGCCGCTGCAGTCTGCCCCTGCTGCCACTGCCACcgcggcgcctcctcctcgtcgtcctcgtcgccATGCTCACCG TGGTTTTGGTGGCGCCGCCGTCGGCGAGGGCGGCGTGGGTGGAGGACTACCCGTCGGGGGTGCCGTGCGGGGCGACGATCCCGGTGGAGCAGTGCGACCCGGGGGACGCGGCGGCCAACAGCGCCTGCATGGACGTGTGCCACTACGGCGGGTGCCGCCGCGGCGGCCGCTGCGTGTCGCTCGGCTTCGCCAGGGGACGCGGCTGCCATTGCAGGTGCTAG